One stretch of Candidatus Omnitrophota bacterium DNA includes these proteins:
- a CDS encoding DUF362 domain-containing protein produces MPKVALARCEDYDLDNVYNAVKKSIDLLGGIEKFVRPGMNVLLKPNLLTAKAPEDAVITHPEVVRAVGRLVQKAGGVVWVGDAPGGYGKNIDEIFEKSGLRHIASEEDFELVKFTTANFVDGIPIAKQVFDADFMISIPKLKTHCVTVMTAAIKNTFGTVTGLYKAECHSRAPRERELAEILVKVHSISKPGLTVIDGIVGMEGDGPSGGSPKAMSVVMAGEDAVAIDSCIAKMIGLNPLDIEVTKKAYEAGLGEADLSKIEIAGDSLEGFIVKNFKLPQTMPLNIIPRPILKWLLSMVGFKPVIDEGVCVRCGLCKTACPTDCINIEEHACGIDYKKCVRCLCCHEVCPYKAISIKRNLLTKLIWG; encoded by the coding sequence ATGCCAAAGGTGGCGCTTGCGCGGTGCGAAGATTACGACCTGGACAATGTATATAATGCCGTAAAGAAGTCTATAGATCTTCTAGGCGGTATCGAGAAATTTGTAAGACCAGGGATGAATGTGCTTCTCAAGCCCAATCTGTTGACTGCCAAGGCCCCCGAAGACGCGGTCATTACTCATCCGGAGGTTGTAAGGGCCGTTGGCAGGCTCGTACAGAAAGCTGGCGGCGTAGTGTGGGTCGGAGATGCGCCCGGCGGATATGGTAAAAATATTGACGAAATATTTGAAAAGTCAGGCTTAAGGCATATCGCCAGCGAAGAAGATTTCGAGCTTGTGAAGTTCACGACCGCGAACTTCGTCGATGGTATTCCGATAGCGAAGCAGGTCTTCGACGCAGACTTTATGATATCGATACCAAAGCTCAAAACCCATTGCGTAACGGTAATGACAGCGGCTATCAAGAATACATTTGGCACGGTGACGGGCCTTTACAAGGCCGAGTGCCATTCCCGCGCGCCGAGAGAGAGGGAACTGGCTGAGATACTGGTGAAGGTGCACTCGATATCGAAGCCGGGGCTCACCGTGATCGATGGCATAGTCGGCATGGAGGGCGATGGGCCGTCCGGCGGCAGTCCAAAGGCGATGAGCGTTGTTATGGCTGGCGAGGATGCGGTAGCGATCGATTCCTGTATCGCGAAGATGATCGGTTTAAATCCGCTCGATATAGAAGTCACAAAGAAAGCATATGAAGCGGGGCTGGGCGAGGCAGACCTTTCGAAGATAGAAATAGCCGGGGACAGCCTCGAAGGTTTCATTGTCAAAAATTTTAAGCTTCCGCAAACTATGCCCTTAAATATTATACCGAGGCCTATATTGAAGTGGCTCTTAAGCATGGTAGGTTTTAAGCCTGTTATCGATGAGGGGGTATGCGTTCGGTGCGGCCTTTGTAAGACGGCATGTCCGACAGATTGTATAAATATCGAAGAACACGCTTGCGGTATCGATTATAAAAAATGCGTCAGGTGCCTGTGCTGCCACGAGGTCTGCCCTTATAAGGCGATCTCGATCAAGCGCAATTTGCTGACCAAATTAATATGGGGATAG
- the mtnA gene encoding S-methyl-5-thioribose-1-phosphate isomerase — protein sequence MPVETINWKNGKIRFINQALLPGQMRFVDCDNTARLWKAIKTLEIRGAPAIGIAGALGVALGANASKEKRPDLFLRSLRKNIKYLASSRPTAVNLFWALARMERVAESNLHKPVDAIKRLLLKEALQILENDRKSCRAMARYGTRLVNTGDTILTHCNAGGLATADYGTALGVLFESKRLGKRIKVYADETRPLLQGARLTTWELLHEGIDTTLICDNMAASLMAKGRIDKIFVGADRIASNGDAANKIGTYSLAVLAKYHKVPFYVVAPVSTFDLGIKTGREIPIEERDGDEVRTVMGKRVAPKNVKVYNPAFDVTPNGLISAIVTEKGIFKKPYTKTLTKLRSK from the coding sequence ATGCCGGTAGAGACGATCAATTGGAAAAATGGGAAAATAAGATTTATAAACCAGGCTCTACTGCCCGGACAGATGAGGTTCGTCGATTGCGATAATACGGCGAGGCTCTGGAAGGCGATAAAGACTCTCGAGATACGAGGCGCTCCAGCCATAGGTATCGCGGGCGCGCTTGGGGTAGCACTGGGAGCCAATGCTTCAAAAGAGAAGCGTCCGGACTTATTTTTGCGTTCCTTGCGCAAAAATATAAAGTATCTCGCGTCGTCGAGGCCTACCGCCGTGAATCTATTCTGGGCGCTGGCAAGAATGGAACGTGTCGCGGAATCCAATCTTCATAAACCGGTGGATGCGATAAAGAGATTACTGCTAAAAGAGGCGCTTCAGATACTTGAGAATGACAGAAAGAGCTGCAGGGCGATGGCCCGTTATGGCACGCGCCTGGTGAATACCGGCGATACGATCCTTACTCACTGTAACGCCGGCGGCCTTGCCACGGCCGATTATGGGACCGCTCTCGGCGTATTATTCGAATCGAAGAGGCTCGGTAAGCGCATAAAGGTTTATGCTGACGAGACGCGGCCGTTACTGCAGGGCGCGCGCCTGACAACCTGGGAGCTTCTTCATGAAGGTATCGACACCACGCTCATATGCGATAATATGGCGGCGAGCCTTATGGCCAAAGGCAGGATCGATAAGATATTTGTAGGGGCGGACCGCATAGCTTCTAATGGCGACGCCGCGAATAAGATAGGCACATACTCTCTTGCGGTGCTTGCGAAGTATCATAAAGTGCCTTTTTATGTGGTGGCGCCTGTCTCGACATTCGATCTTGGCATTAAGACGGGCAGAGAGATCCCTATTGAAGAACGTGACGGTGATGAAGTAAGGACTGTCATGGGTAAAAGGGTGGCTCCGAAGAATGTGAAAGTTTACAATCCCGCGTTTGATGTTACGCCGAACGGGCTGATAAGCGCGATAGTTACCGAAAAAGGGATATTTAAAAAACCGTACACAAAGACTTTAACTAAACTGCGAAGTAAATAG
- a CDS encoding thiamine-phosphate kinase → MKIKDVGEIKLIERISKGIKLDASVIKGIGDDTAVMAWPGQATVAGKYLLYTCDMLVEDVHFTRQRTTPFQIGWKAMARNLSDIAAMGGVGRYAVVSIGVDPGKGLSFVDEVYKGIKAVCSKFKVNIVGGDMSRSKKTIIDISLIGEVEKRKLVTRSGAKKGDLILVTGSFGGSIKRKHLNFTPRIDEARQLVNNFRVNSMIDVTDGLVLDLSRILKASRMGARIHQSLIPVSEDAESFESAITDGEDFELLFTMGANEARRFFKTGFAKMKTPVTLIGEITGKRDGFTLVTDDAKEKNIKPIGYLHF, encoded by the coding sequence ATGAAGATAAAGGATGTTGGCGAGATAAAGCTGATCGAGCGAATCTCTAAAGGGATAAAGCTGGACGCCTCGGTGATAAAGGGTATCGGCGACGATACTGCCGTTATGGCCTGGCCCGGCCAGGCTACGGTGGCGGGCAAGTATCTGCTCTACACTTGTGACATGCTTGTCGAAGATGTCCATTTTACGCGCCAGCGGACTACGCCTTTTCAGATAGGATGGAAAGCCATGGCCCGAAACCTGAGCGACATAGCGGCGATGGGAGGTGTGGGGCGGTACGCGGTCGTTTCGATTGGCGTGGATCCCGGGAAGGGCCTCTCTTTTGTCGATGAGGTTTATAAAGGCATCAAAGCCGTTTGCAGTAAATTTAAAGTCAATATCGTCGGCGGAGACATGTCAAGGTCCAAAAAGACAATTATAGATATATCGCTTATCGGAGAAGTTGAGAAACGGAAACTTGTGACGCGCTCGGGAGCGAAAAAGGGAGACCTTATTCTAGTTACAGGGTCTTTTGGCGGTTCCATAAAACGTAAGCATCTGAATTTTACTCCGAGGATAGATGAGGCGAGACAACTTGTGAATAATTTCAGGGTCAACTCGATGATCGATGTGACGGATGGCCTTGTTCTGGACCTCTCCCGAATACTCAAAGCAAGCCGCATGGGCGCCAGGATACACCAAAGCCTGATCCCGGTATCTGAAGATGCCGAGTCTTTTGAGAGCGCGATCACCGATGGGGAGGATTTCGAGCTTCTATTCACGATGGGCGCCAATGAAGCCCGGCGTTTCTTTAAGACGGGCTTCGCGAAGATGAAGACGCCGGTCACTCTTATAGGCGAGATTACCGGTAAAAGAGACGGTTTTACGCTGGTCACAGATGATGCTAAGGAGAAGAATATAAAACCGATAGGATATCTGCATTTTTAG
- the tsaE gene encoding tRNA (adenosine(37)-N6)-threonylcarbamoyltransferase complex ATPase subunit type 1 TsaE: protein MLLISKSVEETIKTGERLARKLKPGDVVALIGNLGAGKTVLTKGIAKGLGVKDVRYVNSPTFVTIKEYKGKIPLYHFDIYRLNNANVLDSESYEEYFYGDGVTVIEWADKIRGILPKKYIEVKLSVAGEGKRRIEIKTR, encoded by the coding sequence ATGTTATTAATATCAAAAAGCGTTGAAGAGACGATCAAAACGGGAGAGCGCCTCGCCCGAAAATTAAAGCCGGGCGACGTTGTTGCTCTCATAGGCAACCTTGGCGCCGGTAAGACGGTCCTGACTAAAGGTATTGCTAAAGGCCTTGGCGTAAAAGACGTCCGCTATGTTAATAGTCCGACGTTCGTCACAATAAAGGAGTATAAGGGAAAGATACCTCTGTATCACTTCGATATTTATAGGCTGAATAATGCGAATGTTCTGGATTCCGAAAGCTATGAAGAATATTTTTACGGTGACGGAGTGACTGTGATAGAATGGGCCGATAAGATCCGCGGTATCCTGCCGAAAAAATATATTGAAGTGAAATTATCCGTGGCGGGCGAAGGCAAGAGAAGAATTGAGATAAAGACGAGATGA
- the tsaB gene encoding tRNA (adenosine(37)-N6)-threonylcarbamoyltransferase complex dimerization subunit type 1 TsaB: protein MKLLAIDTSTDYLSLAVMRDDRALARIHRKVPRSHSSLLMPTIDSILKRSKTAIKDLDGFCLSIGPGSFTGLRIGAVTVKGLAFVTKKPIVAVPTLDAIAINGKRFCGIICPVLDARKNKVYAAIYKSDGSNVKRISAFLLVKTADLLKRLERYDDVLFLGDFAERIVGLLPGAKIAAKSWQPRPEVVGALGADYFKKGKFIKVEDLEPLYIYSRECDITGK, encoded by the coding sequence ATGAAGCTTTTAGCTATAGACACATCCACTGATTATTTAAGCCTCGCCGTGATGCGTGATGATAGGGCTCTTGCGCGCATACACAGGAAAGTCCCCAGAAGCCATTCAAGCCTCTTGATGCCGACGATTGACAGTATCCTTAAGAGATCAAAAACCGCTATCAAGGATCTGGACGGATTCTGTTTAAGTATCGGCCCCGGATCATTTACAGGACTGCGCATAGGAGCGGTGACTGTTAAGGGCCTGGCGTTTGTAACGAAGAAACCGATCGTCGCGGTGCCGACGCTTGACGCGATTGCCATCAATGGGAAGAGGTTTTGTGGTATAATATGTCCGGTGCTTGATGCGAGAAAGAATAAGGTCTACGCCGCGATCTACAAGTCTGATGGTAGTAATGTAAAGAGAATCTCGGCCTTTCTTCTGGTTAAGACAGCCGATTTATTGAAGAGGCTGGAAAGATACGATGACGTGCTATTTTTAGGGGATTTTGCCGAAAGGATCGTAGGCCTCTTACCAGGCGCTAAGATAGCGGCGAAATCCTGGCAGCCGAGGCCCGAGGTTGTCGGAGCGTTAGGCGCGGACTATTTTAAGAAGGGAAAATTTATCAAAGTCGAAGATCTGGAACCTCTCTATATTTATTCGAGAGAGTGCGATATAACCGGCAAATGA
- the alr gene encoding alanine racemase yields the protein MRDLAVRTKNGVTHTHHRPTWAEIDLKAIEYNYRQVRKLVGKGVNIMAVVKANAYGHGTVEVSNALEHVGVDYLGVATTDEAVRLRDYGIKSPILVLGSVLPPEVGVAVEKDITLTLCDEELFGAIRKESKNGGRLKVHIKIDTGMGRVGVWHEDALDFVKKVSSEKDVILEGIYTHFSSAGRDDFFTAYQIEAFEKLLSSVEKNWIKIPLRHAANSIATVDFRRAYLNLVRPGLVIYGMYPKHTFPKIIKLKPALELKTKVVFIKDTPPGRSISYGRTFITQKHTRIATLPIGYADGYGRKLSNKGEVLIRGHRARVVGKITMDQTMIDVGHINGVRVGDEVVLIGKQGKEEIRAENLARTAESIAYEVVCGISNRVPRVYKR from the coding sequence ATGAGAGATTTAGCTGTAAGAACAAAAAACGGTGTTACTCATACCCACCATCGCCCTACCTGGGCGGAGATAGACCTGAAAGCTATCGAATACAACTATAGGCAGGTCCGTAAGCTGGTCGGCAAGGGTGTCAATATAATGGCCGTTGTAAAGGCCAATGCATACGGACATGGCACGGTCGAGGTCTCTAATGCGCTTGAGCACGTCGGAGTCGACTATCTTGGCGTTGCGACAACAGATGAGGCTGTGCGTTTAAGGGATTACGGCATAAAGAGCCCTATTCTCGTTCTGGGTTCGGTCCTTCCTCCCGAAGTCGGTGTTGCCGTTGAAAAAGATATTACTCTCACACTTTGCGATGAGGAGCTCTTCGGCGCCATAAGAAAAGAGTCGAAGAATGGCGGCAGGTTGAAGGTCCACATTAAGATCGACACCGGTATGGGCCGCGTCGGAGTCTGGCATGAAGACGCCCTTGACTTTGTAAAGAAAGTCTCTTCGGAAAAAGACGTGATCTTAGAAGGGATCTATACGCACTTTTCGAGCGCGGGGCGCGACGATTTCTTTACCGCTTACCAGATAGAGGCATTCGAGAAGCTGCTCTCGTCTGTCGAGAAGAATTGGATAAAGATACCTCTCAGGCACGCCGCGAATTCCATAGCGACCGTCGATTTTCGCAGAGCTTACCTTAATCTCGTCCGACCCGGGCTTGTCATATACGGGATGTATCCGAAGCATACGTTTCCCAAGATAATAAAGCTGAAACCCGCGCTGGAGCTTAAGACAAAAGTGGTATTTATAAAGGACACCCCTCCGGGCCGTTCTATCAGTTATGGCCGCACATTCATCACGCAGAAGCACACGAGGATCGCAACCCTTCCGATAGGCTACGCTGATGGTTACGGCAGAAAACTCTCCAATAAGGGCGAGGTCTTGATAAGGGGCCATAGAGCCCGCGTGGTTGGCAAGATCACGATGGACCAGACCATGATCGATGTCGGGCACATAAACGGAGTAAGGGTGGGTGATGAGGTTGTGCTAATAGGCAAGCAGGGCAAAGAGGAGATAAGAGCCGAAAACCTTGCCCGCACAGCCGAATCGATAGCCTACGAAGTCGTTTGCGGCATATCAAACCGTGTTCCCCGCGTATATAAGCGCTAA
- the ilvD gene encoding dihydroxy-acid dehydratase gives MRSDKIKKGIERAGARSLLYATGISKEDMAKPFIGVVTSRTDLIPGHIHMPRLERFIERGIAAGGGVPFFFGVPGICDGIAMGHGGMRYSLASRELIADMIECVMKAHCLDGLVCLTNCDKITPGMLMAIGRLNVPAIVVTAGPMMSGNLKGRRLSLVKDTFEAVGRCKKGDISQDELATLEMCACPGAGACQGLYTANSMACVTEALGMSVPGCATALAVSAKKDRAAQESGEKIVNLVRRNVLPRTICRREAFENAIKVDMALGGSTNTVLHVIAVAKEFGVEIPLDMFDKISRSTPHITNILPGGEHFMEDLESAGGIPAVMKRMKNQLNDVMTVSGKLISQIANEAQILDEDVIRDYKTAYHSEGGIAVLKGNLAPEGAVIKQTAVSEAMMKFKGRARVFDSEEAAMQAIMAGKIKKGDCVVIRYEGPKGGPGMREMLSPTAAIVGMGLADDVALITDGRFSGGTQGPCIGHLSPEAEVGGPIAIVQEGDEIIIDIPARKIELNISASEIKARLAKWKAPEPKESEGYLARYRKAVGSASEGAVLKA, from the coding sequence ATGCGTAGCGATAAGATTAAAAAAGGTATCGAAAGGGCAGGCGCCAGGAGTCTTTTATATGCCACAGGCATATCCAAGGAGGATATGGCCAAGCCCTTTATAGGCGTTGTCACTTCCAGGACCGATCTGATCCCGGGTCATATTCATATGCCCAGATTGGAGCGTTTCATTGAGCGCGGCATAGCTGCCGGAGGCGGTGTTCCATTCTTCTTTGGCGTTCCGGGAATATGCGATGGCATAGCGATGGGACATGGCGGTATGCGGTATTCCCTTGCCTCGCGCGAGCTGATAGCCGACATGATAGAATGTGTAATGAAGGCCCATTGCCTGGACGGGCTCGTCTGCCTGACTAACTGCGATAAAATTACGCCGGGTATGTTAATGGCAATAGGGCGGCTCAATGTGCCGGCTATAGTCGTAACTGCAGGGCCCATGATGAGCGGCAACCTGAAAGGCAGAAGGCTGTCGCTGGTCAAAGATACGTTCGAAGCTGTGGGAAGATGTAAGAAGGGCGATATCTCACAGGATGAGCTTGCTACCCTAGAAATGTGCGCATGTCCCGGGGCAGGTGCCTGCCAGGGGCTCTACACGGCCAATTCGATGGCATGCGTGACCGAGGCACTCGGCATGAGCGTTCCGGGGTGCGCTACGGCGCTTGCGGTATCGGCGAAGAAGGATAGGGCCGCTCAGGAGTCGGGCGAGAAGATCGTGAATCTGGTGAGGCGCAATGTCCTGCCCAGAACGATCTGTCGCCGCGAGGCGTTCGAGAACGCCATAAAGGTCGACATGGCGCTCGGTGGCTCCACAAATACGGTTTTACACGTGATTGCGGTTGCGAAGGAGTTCGGAGTGGAGATCCCTCTCGACATGTTCGACAAGATCTCCAGGTCGACGCCGCATATCACGAACATATTGCCCGGCGGCGAGCATTTTATGGAAGATCTGGAATCAGCCGGCGGCATTCCGGCCGTCATGAAGCGCATGAAGAATCAATTGAACGATGTGATGACGGTTAGCGGCAAGCTGATAAGCCAGATCGCTAACGAGGCGCAGATACTCGATGAGGACGTGATACGCGACTACAAGACGGCTTATCACAGCGAGGGAGGTATAGCGGTATTAAAAGGCAACCTGGCCCCCGAAGGCGCCGTTATAAAGCAGACTGCGGTTTCTGAGGCGATGATGAAGTTCAAGGGCCGCGCCCGTGTATTCGATTCGGAAGAGGCCGCCATGCAGGCTATAATGGCCGGCAAGATAAAGAAGGGCGATTGCGTCGTTATCCGTTACGAGGGTCCGAAGGGCGGACCCGGGATGAGGGAGATGCTCTCTCCGACGGCGGCCATTGTCGGCATGGGACTGGCAGATGACGTCGCGCTTATTACGGACGGCAGGTTCTCGGGCGGGACACAAGGGCCGTGCATAGGTCATCTATCGCCTGAGGCGGAAGTCGGAGGCCCGATCGCCATCGTTCAGGAAGGCGATGAGATAATTATAGATATTCCGGCCAGAAAGATAGAATTAAATATTAGTGCTTCGGAAATAAAGGCGCGTCTCGCGAAATGGAAAGCTCCGGAGCCGAAAGAGAGCGAAGGATACCTGGCGCGTTACCGTAAGGCGGTCGGTTCCGCGTCCGAAGGAGCGGTGCTGAAGGCATGA
- the ilvB gene encoding biosynthetic-type acetolactate synthase large subunit, translating into MKMTGAQILIECLKKEKVEVLFGYPGGQVLPIFDKLYDAPIKFILVRHEQAAAHAADGYARATGKTGVCIATSGPGATNLVTGIATAYMDSIPMVAITGQVKSFLIGNDAFQEADITGITRPITKHNYLVEDIKDLARIMKEAFHIASTGRPGPVLVDIPSDIQMQEAEFEYPEKVSIRGYNPTYAGHPGQIKRAAKAISDSKKPILYVGGGAIISDASKEVTDLAINNEIPVTMTLLGLGAFPITHELSLGMLGMHGTAYANHAIMDSDLIVAVGARFDDRVTGKLDAFAPHAKVIHIDIDPASVSKNVDVDIPIVGDAKTILRELNKHVKKPDTQEWVKTIAEWKKKYPLKYKEDDALRPQYILEQIFEATNGNAIICTEVGQNQMWAAQFYKFTKPRTMLSSGGLGTMGYGFPAAIGAQLGVPAAQVFDIAGDGSIQMNIQELATAVANKLPVKIAILNNCYLGMVRQWQELFYKHRYSYTCLNGTEPDFVKLAEAYGAVGMLITKKEDVRPAIDKALKINNTVIMDFRIEQEENVFPMVPAGEAINKMIGGGLA; encoded by the coding sequence ATGAAGATGACAGGCGCGCAGATTCTAATAGAGTGTCTTAAGAAAGAGAAAGTCGAAGTGTTGTTCGGCTATCCCGGCGGACAGGTATTGCCGATATTCGACAAATTATACGACGCTCCGATAAAATTTATTCTCGTCCGGCATGAACAGGCCGCTGCCCACGCCGCGGACGGCTATGCCCGCGCGACGGGTAAGACAGGCGTCTGCATCGCGACCTCGGGGCCCGGCGCGACTAACCTGGTCACGGGCATCGCGACAGCCTATATGGATTCGATACCGATGGTGGCCATTACCGGACAGGTCAAATCATTTCTGATAGGTAATGACGCTTTTCAGGAGGCCGACATTACGGGAATAACCAGGCCCATTACAAAACATAATTACCTGGTCGAGGACATTAAGGACCTGGCGCGTATAATGAAAGAGGCGTTCCATATAGCTTCGACGGGCCGTCCCGGGCCTGTGCTTGTCGATATACCGTCCGACATACAGATGCAGGAGGCTGAATTCGAGTATCCGGAAAAGGTTTCGATACGCGGTTACAATCCGACTTATGCCGGCCATCCCGGACAGATTAAGAGGGCCGCTAAAGCCATCTCGGATTCGAAGAAGCCTATACTTTATGTCGGCGGAGGAGCTATAATATCCGACGCTTCAAAAGAGGTTACGGATCTTGCGATAAATAACGAGATACCTGTTACGATGACCCTTCTCGGGCTGGGGGCGTTTCCGATCACTCATGAGCTGTCGCTGGGCATGCTAGGTATGCATGGCACCGCGTACGCAAATCATGCGATAATGGACTCTGACCTGATAGTGGCTGTGGGCGCCAGGTTTGATGACAGGGTGACAGGGAAGCTCGATGCGTTCGCGCCGCATGCAAAGGTTATTCATATCGATATCGACCCGGCCAGCGTCTCGAAGAACGTTGATGTCGATATCCCGATAGTCGGCGACGCGAAGACGATCCTGCGGGAATTGAATAAGCATGTGAAGAAGCCGGATACGCAAGAATGGGTAAAGACGATCGCGGAATGGAAGAAGAAGTATCCTTTGAAATATAAAGAGGACGACGCCTTAAGGCCTCAGTACATATTGGAACAGATATTTGAGGCGACGAACGGCAATGCCATAATTTGTACGGAAGTTGGCCAAAACCAGATGTGGGCGGCGCAGTTCTATAAGTTCACAAAGCCCAGGACGATGCTGTCATCGGGCGGGTTGGGGACGATGGGCTACGGTTTTCCAGCAGCTATAGGCGCGCAGTTGGGCGTGCCGGCAGCGCAGGTCTTCGATATCGCCGGAGATGGTTCGATACAGATGAATATACAGGAGCTCGCTACGGCGGTTGCGAATAAGCTGCCGGTGAAGATAGCTATATTGAATAATTGCTATCTCGGCATGGTGAGGCAGTGGCAGGAGCTATTCTATAAGCACAGATATTCATATACCTGCCTTAACGGTACTGAGCCTGATTTTGTGAAGCTTGCCGAAGCCTACGGCGCGGTCGGCATGCTTATCACGAAGAAAGAAGATGTGCGGCCGGCTATAGATAAAGCGCTTAAGATAAATAATACGGTCATCATGGACTTCCGTATCGAACAGGAGGAGAATGTTTTCCCCATGGTGCCGGCGGGCGAAGCGATCAACAAGATGATAGGCGGAGGCCTGGCCTAA